In Oryza sativa Japonica Group chromosome 8, ASM3414082v1, the sequence TACTCCCAAATCCCAACCTCCCATTCATCGGGtcgtgtcgccgccgacgaacaacacggcgagcggcgccggtggcgagcTACCTACCCTCCATCTCTCCAGATCCCTTCCAGGTGAGAGCCCGCCGCCCccaccctcccctcccctcccctccctttcgCCGCGGACGCCTCGCTCTTCGCctcttcgccgccaccgctttACCCCCGCCGCGCTTGATACATTCAGAATCTGGCCTGCTCGCGTGAACCGATCCGAGGCCCCCTGAATCATGTTGTTGTTTGAACGAATCTGATTGATGTCCTGGTATGAGTAATTTCCAGGTTTGGATCAATGATGATTGGGGAACTGTTGCTTGGAATTTCagtgtgaaaaaaaatgatgtagaATTTTGCGTTCCTTCGTTTGGTATTCGTGCTTGGTCATGGTGGACTAGATATTTTTGAGATTTATGCTTGTTTGACATGGTGCCTGACATAAAGTAGttaaaataactaaaatgtcCTGTTGCCATCACCGAGTATTGCCATTAGGATTGAAATAGTCTGTAGAAGAAGAAACAAGGAAAGGGAAATTTTGTTCCATTTGTTGGATGTTCTATGGTGTTACAGAACTTGGCATTTCAAAGCCTCCTCTCACTCTCCCTCTGGGACATGTGGTTCTCTAGTCCTTGGACCAAGGTTAAGTAGTGCTGTTCAACCTCTTTTCTATGGGCTGGAGAGACCCTGCCTGAGTGGCTGCTGTTGGGGTTTTGAGTGGGTTGGCTAACCGGAGATCCCTAGTTATAACCCCTCGTGAGAATACTCTCACCTAATCGTAGctaggattggattttttttgggacggagggggtaTGTTGCTTCACTTGTCAATAGAATCTTGCTCAGTAGTCAGGACCAATGACATTTTTTCCTAGATTTAGTCTGGTTGCAGCAGAGTGTTAACTTCAAGAAGCTTCAGCCCTTCTATTGCCTGCTTCTTGTTGAGCACCTCCAATGTTGCATTAGTGGTAGGATGTTACACATCTACCATGagaacaataataaaaatactgaTACTGAGATCCTAGATGCCTGGTAGATGAACAGCCTGCAGAATGCACTAGCCCCACTTGTTGACTACTTGCAAAACCAGTCTCAGGATTGATATTTCTCCTTTGCCTTTGTTTTTCTTATAAAATCTCATTTTGTATGCCTGGTTTCTGATGTACTTATGTCTTGTGGCAGTTCCACATTTAACTATCCAATTAATTTAAGCTGTTTTGGACCAAAATATTTGTTGCGGTGCTTCTTTTGGAGTAATTAATTTTATGTACACAACTGCCTATGAGGATTACTCAAATCATTATGCCTATGAATAGCTCAAGATGGAATATGGATTTAGCTATCTACACAATATTTTCAACCATCTACAAATTGGAGCTGCTTATGTTCAATATGCTTAGTAGTTGTTGAATATCATGTTTTTATGGGGTATATACACATGTTGTGTGTTGTGTCAGTACTGTCATACATGAGTTGGATACTTTGATTTATTCATAGCTCCATGTAATATGATGGCATCTGATTTCTTGTATTTCTCTGTGGTTGTTTGTCTTTTCGAAATTcagctagttttttttaatcacaTTTGAGATATCTTGCAGATGAGAATGCTGATTGTACTTTTGTGCTTGCAGGGACAGTACAAGACAAGTCGCACAAAACAGAAAATCTTGTGATAGTTTAAATGGCTTCAAAGCTTCAAGCCTTTTGGAACCATCCTGCTGGCCCCAAAACCAGTTTGTTATCTCTTTGTGCTACTGTAACAATTTGTTGGCACCACTGTTTATCTTAGGTCTATGATTATTGTTTCTGATCCGAAAATAATTATTACCCTGAAAGCTTGCTACTTCCTGTAGTCATGAAAACATGTTCTTTTGGACATGTCTCAGATTCTCAACTCAAACTTTCAAGACTTTAAACATCATTatcttttcaaatattttgatCGGATGCATGAAAATAGTATTTGTCTAGAAAAGTACTTACACAATACCATAAGTTTATTgggttttaaaaatatattgcaaTAGAAATGAGTGGTGAAAGTTGAATTATGTGACTCCTTGGATAACCAAAAACACATGTCATCATGACTGGAGGGGGAGTACTTCGCACTGAAGCATGGGCCAGCTCAAGTGGctcaatactttttttttttgcatttcaaTTTTGTGTGATGGTTATCTACCAGATGGTGCATTTAACCTGTTATTTGTTGACCTTCGTTGTCGCAGTTCATTTCTGGGCTCCGACATTTAAATGGGGTATTAGTATTGCCAATGTTGCAGACTTTGCTAAGCCACCTGAAAAGATATCCTATCCACAGCAAGTTGGTATGTTTAGGTTACCCAAATCACTGTCCTTCAGATATCAGAGCCATACTAGTTTGTTATGCAttattagtatatgtttatactGTTGTTGTGGCATGCAGCTGTTGCTTGCACTGGAGTCATTTGGTCACGCTACAGTATGGTTATAACACCAGTAAGCCCTTTGTACTTATCTATCAAGAGCAGGTTTAAACTTTGCATTGTACTGATTCTTTGGCTACCTCCTTTGCAAAATACCCTTAATTTCAAATATGCAGTTGTATATTCATTCAAATAGTCAGGATATCAATTCAGGTCCATCTCATTGCTTTGTATTGCTATAATGTTGCAGAAAAACTGGAATCTATTCAGTGTTAACGTTGCAATGGCCGGCACAGGCTTGTATCAGCTTTCCCGTAAAATAAGGTATGTCAATATCTAAGCCATTTCCCCATTTCATTATTTGACGACTTCTAAGAGCAAGATAATATGGTTTTTGTTGATCTCCTTTGCAGGAAAGATTACTTTTCTGATCAGAAGGATGATGTTGCATCATTGGAAGGATAATGATGACTGACATGATGAAAACCCGGCCCACAACCTTTGAGCGATACTCAACTCACTCTGAATTGCAGAGACGCGTCGTTTTCTCCAAGACAGGAACCTGTCGTTTGTTTCTATGTTTCTCTTGCACCAATTTATGGATCGATCTGGAATGTtacatcccaaaaaaaaaaatcaaataatcttTTTGACAATCTCTGCGAATAAATGTGCAAATACATCAAGTAGTCTCTCCTTTATGTTTCTCCGTTGTTTATTCACATGTTTTGCTAAGAAGCTGTTACAGCGAACAATCTTTCTGTTTGCTATCTGAAGTTACTACATTGTAACCTGGCTTTCAGCTTTCAGATTACCGTACCCTGTCTGGTAATCGAATGATTAAAGTTTGCTGTGATTTTCTGATGTGTTGCACTAGCAGCAAGCCTGAAAGGCGTGTGGAGGTTGAGGCTTTAAatctttatagaaaaatatgagGTCTCTAGGCATGAGACCGTGCGCATTTCTAATAAAATAATGGTGTAAATACGTCAATTCATGTCAGAGTGttgctactattttttttcttctcgtaAAAACGAAAGTGCATTTCATCATGCGAAGATGCAATACTTTTCTAGATAGTTTGAACTGCCCGTGCAAAACTAGGTGAAATCCATAACCAATACCTGAGAATTTCAAAGCTCCAAAAGTTGCAGTATAACACAGTATTAACGGATCGTAGTTTCCATTTTAACTAATTCAAACTCAAACCAATGTATCAACCGAAATATTCAAACCAAAAACATAGCAGACAAAGAAAaccaaaattgttttttttcctagaaCACGTAGGAGATCTGTGTACCAAAATCGTTTTTTTTCCTAGAACACGTAGGAGATCTGCGTATCATTTTATTAAGATAGAGAAGAAAATGCGTACACTGTTAGAGAAAGACTCTGACACCCGCCCACTAAGGATACAACAGAATACCACACACCCAAAGGAAGAAAAAACACACAAACTAGTGCATTAACAGCCCAGCCCTAAAGAGATCACGGAGCCTAGCAGCTCCTGCTAGGCACCAAATAGCGCCCTCATTAGCGATGGCTCAGAGGACATCGGCCAAGCATGGGGTAGTGCCATTAAACACACAGTTGTTCATGTGCTTCCAAATTTACCAAGCTACCAAAATGATTAAAGAGTTTAGCCATTTCTTCTCATTAGTAGGTAAACCCCTTACCGTTATTGACCACCAATTAGTACTCCTAGCAGTAACCTGGGTTGGAAAGCTAGAGTAACCAAGCCGTTTCAGGACCAAACACCATACTTGTCGAGAAAACACAAAAGTGATTAGGATGTGATTAATAGTTTCCTGAGCTATCACATAATGGACATGTAGGCGGGTGTTGAAGTCCTCACTTGTCCAACCGGTCCGCTGTCCAACAACTATTATTAATTGCCAACCATATAAACAATTTGAATTCCAAAGGCGCCCAACTCTTCCAAATTCTTCTCCAAGGTGCAAACCTTACCGTCCCAACAAAGATGGCCTCATATGCAGATTTAGAAGTATAAATTCATGAGTTTGAGAGCTTCCAAACATGTTGATCTGGGACTCGAACTTGTAAGATCACCCCTTTGACCAAGTCCCAGATCTAAAGAAACTCCACAAGAACCTGAACCATCAATGGTCCGTTAATATCTGTTACCCATTTTTTGTTGTCCAAGGCTTGTACCACCGTACACCGCCTAACAGTATTTTTGGCTATCAACTTAGTCAAATTAGGAGCTATCTCACTAACAGTTTTCCCTTCCAGCCATCTATCCATCCAACACAAGGTGGATTGTCCATCTCCTATGCAAGTCTTTACCGCCATGCTAAATAACTCACAAGAAACACGAGGCACCTGGACTGGTAGAccgtgaagaaaaaaaatcgttcACCCAAAAAGAAATTACACCCCCCGGGTCGCCCTTACCTTTTTTTGCAGATTACAACTACCCCGCGGTAACCGCCAAAACCGCGTAAAATTCACctccaaaaatttgaattcaaaaatcgGCGGTTCCGCGGTTCTGGCACGGCTACCGCGCTGTTTCTGGCGATAACCACGATATTTGCTTGATTATCGCCGGTTGTGTAGCAGAACACATGAAATTGAAAAGACACtggaaaatatttgaaaatacaCTTAAAATGTGTGTAGAAATTGGAGATAATTGGAAGAATATATAGGATACTTACAAATCTAGCTTTTGTatgtgaaataaaaaaaattcggtaTGACCTTTTTCTATTTTATGGATTTCGAAGCAATTCAACATTTCGTAGCATAATAATTACAAATTAGCATTACTTGCACATTACTACCATATTTTACAGGAACAACAAATGACCCATTATCATTACAATAAATGTATATCACTAAACACGAGCATATCTACTCACCCAACAAATAACATATCAACTTTACAAAAACATTTTCTGCATCACTAGCAAACCATATTTCACCTATTCAACAATCTTTACATCTCAACAAACATCAATCTTTCACAATGTATTTGACCTAAACCcgatatattttttctttttccaatttctAAACTATTTTCAGTTTGCCCTCagatttgaatttttcttaccctattttttaaaaaattcttcACTATCTGCCACTACAAATCAAGAACTACATCTatgatttttttcaattttttttagaattttcaatTTGCTCAAATTTCATCCAAACCATGGCGCGGAAAAACGTTACCGCGCCCTAGCAATAAGCGCGGTAAGCACACAATAAGGTACAAAACCTCCCCACCGCCGGTGAAGCAATTGccaatctcctctctctccattcCCCTCTCCAGACTGATGACTATGTGGCTATGTGGAGCATCCGAGGCTAAGCTTTGTTGCGCTTCCTCCAGGTTATGGAACAGGTATACCATCAAATAACTTCGAGAAACGTCGGTTGGTGGCATTTTGCAACGGCAAAATTCGATATCCGGAGATTGCTTGTCAGCTTGAAGGCGAAGATCATCTGCCTATGCTGCTCAGAATGTGGACATTCACCTATACAGAGGAGAATGACCATTGGTTTGTTGAGTTATGTGTCAATCTGCATGAGTTGTGCAATAATGGGTGTTCTTCATGTGGATTTACTCAGCAGATAGTCCCCAAACTAGGAATTATCTATCCTTAGAACCCGACAATTGTCTATCTATTTTGAGCAGACGATTTGATGTGTTCACCGCAATGCTAGTAGGATGTGTGCATTATCTGACCGATGACAATGCACACTACTTTTGCTTATCTTGCTTCGTACAGGCTTGGTCAGCACTTCCTAAAGGTATGTCAAACCACCTAGTTATATCTATACCTATATAAATTAGGCACTCACTCTTGCTTATCTTGCTTCGTACAGGCTTGGTCACCACTTCCTAAAGGTATGTCAAACCACCTAATTATATCTATACCTATATAAATTAGGCACTCATTTCGAGCTCCTACGTTAAGCAACTAGAAAATTCTAGACATTGATATGATCGATCGTATTGTTGTGACCATAGATCATATTAAGAGTCCTTGTTAAATAAATCATGCAATTAGAAATATCCAACCGTTGATTTGTTGATTGTATTATCATGTATTCATGTATATTATGTTTAGAGTTGTTAAATAATTATTGTAATTTGAAATATCCAGCTGTTGATTTGTTGATTGTATTGTCATGTATATCGCTTGTTTCTATTTGTTACATTCTTAGTATCCTTTATCCagttttatttatatattcatATGATTGATTCATCAGCCCATTATATGGTATGAAGCTGAACCACATAAATTTTTAGGATAGCCAGGTATGAAGCTGAACCACATAAATTTTCAGGATGTCATTGGCTATGTAAAGTATTCATCATTCGGATAGTTTCAACAATTACTTCATCGGTTTATGATTTATGCTAAAGGTTTTGTTGTCAAAAGACAACTGCgtcacgtcgaaagacgtggttcaCTCGGTGAGTTGTTGGAATAGTAAAGCAATATATTAATTGGTAAAAAATTTTGGGattcccccattacatggccctagggggctatttatagtctTAGTACATGCTAATACCCACTAGGGTTTAGTtaatacaggggaatttacatggttacccttatgatagggacattaGCGTGGgtattgttgacggtcgttacagacaaatttcgaccgtcaatataactaaaataatggaGAATTACCTATTCTtacaatgcatatttgttttcaaataatacagttccacttgtacttggaaAATAACATGTTGCAGgaatttatcaaataaaataaagagaaagtgGAGAAAACCTCACTCCTAAGCAAGCAAATGGATAAGGAGGGCCCACATGACAGGTGTAACCACCGAAAACCACCTTAactgccacaaccgtcattgggacccacctgtcagccaccCTGCCAAACTTAGGGGCCTGCTAGGCTGGCCCAGGTTCGATCGAACCtagggttcagccgaaccctgGCAGCTGCGGCTCCGGCTAGCCTTACACGTGGATAGGACAGTCAACGAGCCGATCTCGAGCGAGCTCGTCTGCCCAAGCTTGAGCCATGCTCGAGCCAAGCCTATTGCACCTTCAAGCTTTTAGGCAAGCTCGGTTCGAGCTCGGCTACCAAGCTCGGTCATAAGTAGTATAAGATATTTTTTAGTGATAATCCCTtgataagtataattattttctagttaatcacactaataaaagagtaaaaaatgattaaaataaatatattgtgctAACACATGCTAATTTATTATGTAAATagatactaatatatatatatatatatatattagttaatTAAATCAATAAGGTAAACAAACAATATAAACTATGCATAGTTAAGCTCGgtagaagctcgagctcggctcggtaAAGCTCACGAGCTTTTGCTCAAGCTCGGGTTTGGCTCGtttggagctcgagccgagctcgaatcgagcctagAACGAGCCAAGCTCGAGCTACTTGCGAGCttcgagcttttttgacagcctTACATGTGGATGTCCAGGATCGCTTGCTAATGACGGTTACATGGGTAAAATAGAAATTTCGCATGTTAGTAACCGTCGTAGcgagcctataaaaggaggagctcattcactctctcaacacactcaagcaagctcaAATTCCTCTTCATACTTTAGTATTATTATCTtagtgctaagtggagtagaatagaatagtattcggagtcttcggaagagttttggtatggctctagtagctcttgTATTCTTTTCTATAATACTTTCGATATTAAtgaaatactcttctttatatacTTTTGGTACTTTATATAGTATGAGTATTGTTCTTATTTTATATCTATGTCATACCGACTGTGTGGGTAGCCTATCAGAGAGGTGCAATGGTCCGGGTTTAATGTCTGATTTATTAGTTGCTCTATGTCATGTGCACGGGTGTAGactgtagagtagtatttagtaatataagcatggtgcttagattattaaataTCATTAATTGGACATATATGTTGTGGGACAGTAGAGGTGGGTCGCTAATGGTGACAGTTCAGTATAGGTATTCCTCCatgttagtatatattcctaagacaaattcctggggagggtactcctccgatTTAGCCTCGGTTGGACGGCCATGATAGGTTGTCGTAAAGAACTCGGCAAACCAAGGTGGTCTCTCGAAGTACCATGAGGGCACTGTTAGGGGTATTGGCCAAACAATTGTATACTAGCATATATAAATTAGGATTTgagtgtatactagaagtataggaattgaATGCTTCCTAATTCTTCTTCCACTTAGTTAGAATTACTTTATTATGAGGATTTGATTAGCTTTGCTTCGTGTCAGTCTACCCCTATATATTAaacttaacccctgcttagactttgacaattacaagtaatatatgtTTAAAGTGCATTAGCAAAGTTCACTCTTATTATCTTCGCTTGGGATtaaaaatacgataccttggaatacttctgtatgaaatgctacaatggtacaTTCGTGCACTTGCAGATTACttctgtaaccataaatataccaggactatttctggcgccattgctgggaatcaatagttctagtaatgtcgttaagaaataccaacaagtatACAATGTCTTTCATATTCATGGGCCCTATGGCGttcttcttgggccggcccattaGTGGTGAAAGGCCTCCATGGGCTGCAGGGCCTCCCAAGCCATAAATATACTAGGACTATTTctggcgccattgctgggaatcaatagttctagtaatgtcgttaagaaataccaacaagtatACAATGTCTTTCATATTCATGGGCCCTATGGCGttcttcttgggccggcccattaGTGGTGAAAGGCCTCCATGGGCTGCAGGGCCTCCCAAGCCCTTAGCTGAAGGCATCTTCTACTTCGGGCGAAGGCCTCTTACTTCGCCTTATGGCCTTCACCCTTAGTGGTGATTCGGCCGGATGGTGAGCTTGATGGCGAATCCTTCGGTCTTCGTCGCCTGGCTTCGCTCAGGTGCTTCGCCCTATGGTTTCGCCCTAGGATGGTGAGCTTGTGGCGAACCCTTTGGTCTTCGTCGCTCGGCTTCGTCCAAGAGCTTCGACCTAAGGCTTTGCCTTAGGCGCACCCTTGGATTCAGCCGACGCCTGATGAGTTTGGTGGTTTGGTCGAAGGCCCTCATGACATGCCTCCAACAGGTTTTAACTGTCATGCATAAGAGGTTAGGCAttggcattaactacattggAACTTCAATGCCTTCATACGTTCTAGTTCCCCTTTAGTGAATACGATGAGTTTTGAAGCTTTAAAATAGTCACTAGTCAGTGATACAATATTATGGTATATCGTTTGGTACATAGTTTTGATTACAAAACTTGAAATTCAATTTAGTGTTTTTTCAATGAAT encodes:
- the LOC4345333 gene encoding mitochondrial pyruvate carrier 4 — encoded protein: MASKLQAFWNHPAGPKTIHFWAPTFKWGISIANVADFAKPPEKISYPQQVAVACTGVIWSRYSMVITPKNWNLFSVNVAMAGTGLYQLSRKIRKDYFSDQKDDVASLEG